The Cryomorphaceae bacterium 1068 genome window below encodes:
- the upp gene encoding uracil phosphoribosyltransferase, translated as MIHELGKENSIFNEFLRQVRDEEIQKDRLRIRRNMERLGEIFAYEISKSLDYQTTDVTTQLGTAVMRVPERLPVLATILRAGLPFHQGFLNYYDGADSAFVSAYRKHLKNEDEFEVHVEYLSSPNLKGKEVIIADPMLATGTSMALVHNALLERGKPEHVHIAALLASKEGVEYIKKNLPKNITIWVGAIDDELTAQSYIVPGLGDAGDLCYGSK; from the coding sequence ATGATTCACGAACTCGGGAAGGAAAACTCCATCTTCAATGAATTTTTAAGACAAGTACGGGATGAGGAAATCCAGAAGGACAGACTCCGCATACGCCGTAACATGGAAAGATTGGGTGAGATTTTTGCCTATGAGATTAGTAAGTCCTTGGATTATCAAACCACCGATGTGACCACCCAGTTGGGAACTGCAGTAATGCGGGTGCCGGAGAGACTACCCGTCTTGGCTACCATTTTGAGAGCGGGCCTTCCGTTTCATCAGGGTTTTCTTAACTACTACGATGGTGCCGATTCTGCTTTCGTTTCGGCCTATCGAAAGCACCTCAAGAATGAAGATGAGTTTGAAGTACATGTCGAGTATCTCAGTAGTCCGAACTTAAAGGGAAAAGAAGTGATCATTGCCGACCCCATGTTGGCTACAGGGACCAGTATGGCTTTGGTGCACAACGCACTTCTCGAAAGAGGGAAGCCTGAACACGTTCACATCGCTGCTTTACTTGCTTCCAAAGAAGGTGTTGAATACATCAAAAAGAACTTGCCCAAGAATATCACCATCTGGGTAGGGGCTATTGATGATGAGCTTACTGCTCAATCGTATATCGTTCCCGGTTTAGGAGATGCAGGAGACCTTTGTTACGGTAGTAAATAA